A stretch of the Vibrio sp. SS-MA-C1-2 genome encodes the following:
- a CDS encoding efflux transporter outer membrane subunit: MKNKKKLNAIALMFTASLLSACSMVPPKEPKHITEMTTKQLLAETKQVDNLAPNWWQQFNDPQLTQLIELGLQQNLSLIDVNNQLKLAKEQVSLAKTGNKPKVNLTASGGGIGGGTSFNPSDSDYSGLGMLLPSLSYQLDFWGKNKTSIELASDKVLSTKAQQAQSRLLVSASIAQSYFVLQDNFDIEQTVTLLINEMESQNRVIESQISRGLATDTALYQNNGELDNLKTELSAAKLAQKLAKNQLALYLGKSPSQLGELIAPNANTIKQLDSVKNIPMNLLARRPDVVASQWMVEANGQNVALAKKAYYPDFNLMVMGLAQKLSNMNPADLLLTGATVGTTLPIYDGGVRDSKYNTANIQYDQAVNSYNQTVLNAVKQTSDAIISLESAHQQQQLLISSTDKYHQAYQILDKRYRRGLATYNEMNSARLKWHQQLINKTKADSSVLQQQLQLIVALGGGYQQPVPQQSSSKNQ; this comes from the coding sequence ATGAAAAATAAAAAGAAATTAAATGCCATCGCGCTAATGTTTACTGCATCTCTGTTATCTGCTTGTAGCATGGTTCCACCAAAAGAACCCAAGCATATAACAGAGATGACAACAAAACAGTTGTTAGCCGAGACGAAACAAGTTGATAACTTAGCCCCTAACTGGTGGCAACAGTTTAACGATCCCCAATTAACGCAATTAATCGAATTAGGATTACAGCAGAATTTATCGTTAATCGATGTTAATAATCAACTGAAGTTAGCAAAAGAACAAGTTTCATTAGCGAAAACGGGCAATAAACCTAAAGTTAATCTGACGGCGAGTGGCGGTGGAATTGGTGGTGGAACATCCTTTAATCCATCTGATTCTGATTACTCTGGCTTAGGTATGCTTTTACCCTCCCTCTCTTATCAACTTGATTTTTGGGGTAAGAACAAAACATCTATTGAGTTAGCGTCAGATAAAGTGCTATCAACGAAAGCACAACAAGCTCAAAGTCGTTTGCTAGTTTCAGCCTCCATTGCACAAAGTTATTTTGTTCTTCAAGATAATTTCGACATCGAGCAAACCGTCACGCTATTAATTAATGAGATGGAAAGCCAAAATCGAGTGATTGAATCCCAGATTTCGCGTGGCCTTGCAACAGATACTGCGCTTTATCAGAACAATGGTGAATTAGATAACTTAAAAACGGAGTTATCAGCAGCAAAATTAGCTCAAAAATTAGCTAAAAATCAACTGGCACTCTATTTAGGCAAGTCACCATCTCAGTTAGGTGAACTTATTGCACCGAACGCGAACACCATTAAACAATTGGATAGTGTTAAGAATATTCCCATGAATTTACTGGCACGCCGCCCTGATGTTGTCGCCAGTCAATGGATGGTCGAAGCAAATGGACAAAATGTGGCGTTGGCAAAAAAAGCCTATTATCCAGACTTTAATTTAATGGTGATGGGATTGGCGCAAAAGCTTTCAAATATGAATCCAGCAGACTTGCTATTAACCGGAGCCACGGTGGGCACAACGTTACCGATTTATGATGGTGGAGTTCGTGATTCAAAATATAACACGGCCAATATCCAATACGATCAAGCAGTAAATAGTTATAATCAAACAGTATTGAATGCAGTGAAACAGACATCAGATGCCATTATCAGCCTTGAGTCTGCTCATCAACAGCAACAGTTACTCATCTCATCGACAGATAAATACCATCAAGCGTATCAAATCCTTGATAAACGTTATCGTCGTGGTTTAGCAACCTATAACGAGATGAACAGTGCGCGTTTAAAGTGGCATCAACAACTGATTAATAAGACCAAAGCTGATAGCTCTGTACTTCAGCAACAGCTACAACTGATTGTTGCACTGGGTGGAGGGTATCAACAACCCGTGCCTCAACAATCATCATCAAAGAATCAGTAA
- a CDS encoding efflux RND transporter periplasmic adaptor subunit, which produces MTIESIKEQTEEGREMEQQTNSNPKKRNKLIVLFIIIIAAALAGWYFLMPKGVEITDDAYVSGQRVMITSKEPGIVGKISVDDSENIQQGDTLVSLNKNNIILQQQHDEATLNSVVRQVKSNYLKIAQLKAELASQKIQLQQAQSDYQRRIGGDKDGSVLAETLAHAKNAVAINQQNVTALTKQLESLEALYPDEAIINNPQIQSAIAALRHTYLARLNSDIVAPRSGMIATRNVHVGQQIQAGQALMTVVPLDHIWIDANFKETQLTNIKPGQAVKVTSEIYGDEHVYHGVVAGINAGSGSAFSPIPAQNATGNWIKIVQRVPVRIYLDPAQLKAFPLRVGMSMTVTIDTVSKDLKPFDFKVFTQQDDIQKLQQQRLTKVNQQVDAFVATLIK; this is translated from the coding sequence ATGACTATTGAATCAATAAAAGAACAAACAGAAGAAGGCCGTGAAATGGAACAGCAAACAAATAGTAACCCTAAAAAGCGTAATAAATTGATTGTACTGTTTATTATCATTATTGCAGCGGCATTGGCAGGTTGGTATTTCTTAATGCCGAAAGGTGTTGAGATAACGGATGATGCCTATGTTTCTGGGCAGAGAGTAATGATTACCTCTAAAGAACCGGGTATTGTGGGTAAGATCAGTGTGGATGATAGCGAAAATATACAACAAGGTGATACGCTGGTTTCATTAAATAAAAATAACATTATTCTACAACAACAACATGATGAAGCGACATTGAACTCAGTGGTTCGTCAAGTCAAAAGTAATTACCTGAAAATCGCTCAATTAAAAGCAGAGTTAGCATCACAGAAGATCCAATTACAACAAGCACAGTCTGATTACCAACGTCGTATTGGTGGTGACAAAGATGGCTCTGTTCTTGCTGAGACATTGGCACACGCTAAGAATGCAGTCGCGATTAATCAACAAAATGTGACGGCATTAACCAAGCAACTAGAAAGTTTAGAAGCGCTTTATCCTGATGAAGCAATCATTAATAATCCACAAATTCAGAGTGCGATTGCGGCGTTACGTCATACCTATTTAGCGCGATTAAATAGTGATATTGTTGCTCCTCGCTCAGGCATGATTGCAACGCGTAATGTGCATGTAGGTCAGCAAATTCAAGCAGGTCAAGCTCTAATGACCGTTGTTCCTCTGGATCACATCTGGATTGATGCCAACTTTAAAGAGACGCAATTAACTAATATTAAGCCAGGGCAAGCGGTTAAAGTAACGTCAGAAATTTATGGTGATGAACATGTCTATCATGGTGTGGTTGCTGGCATTAATGCCGGTTCAGGTAGTGCTTTTTCGCCAATTCCTGCACAAAATGCAACAGGTAACTGGATTAAGATTGTTCAGCGTGTACCGGTTCGAATCTATCTTGATCCTGCACAGTTGAAAGCGTTCCCACTGCGTGTTGGTATGTCAATGACTGTTACTATTGATACGGTAAGTAAAGACCTGAAACCATTTGATTTTAAAGTGTTTACTCAACAGGATGATATTCAGAAATTACAACAACAGCGTCTGACTAAAGTGAATCAGCAAGTGGATGCTTTTGTCGCGACACTCATTAAGTAA
- a CDS encoding DHA2 family efflux MFS transporter permease subunit codes for MSDLDAIPKSKLILIALATSMATFMMVLDTSIANVAVPTIAGNLGVSNDQGTWVITAFGAANAISMPMTGFLSRRFGEVKLFCIAVISFIIASILCGMSTSMEMLIFFRVLQGAVSGSIAPLSQSILLRNFPREKHGLAMALWSMTVVVAPILGPILGGILTDNYSWSWIFFINIPVGIISCGIIYALLRNEDTKTEKTAIDYVGITLLVLAAGSLQMMLDLGKDRDWFASNLIVVLAVIAVISWGVMIIWEWYHDSPVVNFRFFKRRNFLVAVVVMCLGYMVYFGSTVLLPLWLQGVMGYTATWSGFAVAPVGIFAVLSAPIIGKLVQKIDLRFILSYGFIIFGIVGFWRATFNTDAPFIYIMLPQLALGLGTLSFFVPLQNLVVTSVDKDNIADAVAFSTFFRTLAGSISSSVVMTLWDNRMELHHARIAERFTMDNQGAMSIIEQLGHNLSAVNQVIIKQAYMLSTSDLFWASGILCIGLIPLVWLAKPVRS; via the coding sequence ATGTCTGATTTAGACGCTATCCCTAAATCTAAACTGATATTGATTGCATTGGCGACGTCAATGGCCACCTTTATGATGGTACTTGATACTTCCATTGCAAACGTAGCGGTACCAACTATTGCGGGTAATCTTGGTGTTTCTAATGACCAAGGGACATGGGTCATTACGGCCTTTGGTGCGGCAAATGCGATCTCAATGCCAATGACTGGCTTTTTAAGTCGTCGTTTTGGTGAAGTGAAGCTATTTTGTATAGCGGTTATTAGTTTTATTATAGCCTCTATACTTTGTGGTATGTCGACGAGCATGGAGATGTTGATCTTCTTTCGTGTGCTACAAGGTGCTGTATCTGGCTCTATTGCTCCACTTTCACAGAGTATTTTGTTACGTAATTTCCCAAGAGAGAAACATGGATTAGCGATGGCATTGTGGTCGATGACCGTGGTGGTTGCTCCGATACTTGGCCCTATTCTTGGCGGGATATTGACCGATAATTACTCTTGGAGCTGGATATTCTTTATTAACATTCCGGTTGGTATCATATCTTGCGGTATTATTTATGCGTTATTACGCAATGAAGATACCAAAACAGAGAAAACGGCGATTGATTATGTCGGGATTACATTATTAGTGCTTGCGGCAGGCAGTCTACAAATGATGTTAGATTTAGGAAAGGATCGAGACTGGTTCGCTTCTAACTTAATTGTTGTTTTAGCTGTAATTGCGGTGATCTCTTGGGGCGTGATGATCATTTGGGAGTGGTATCATGACTCACCTGTAGTTAATTTCCGCTTTTTTAAGCGTCGTAATTTCTTAGTTGCTGTTGTCGTGATGTGCTTAGGCTATATGGTCTATTTTGGTTCGACTGTTCTGTTACCACTTTGGTTGCAAGGTGTGATGGGGTATACCGCAACATGGTCTGGCTTTGCTGTGGCACCTGTTGGTATTTTTGCTGTTTTGAGTGCCCCAATTATTGGTAAATTAGTTCAGAAAATTGACCTTCGTTTTATCTTAAGTTACGGCTTCATTATCTTTGGTATTGTCGGTTTTTGGCGAGCAACATTCAATACAGATGCGCCTTTTATCTACATCATGTTGCCGCAGTTAGCATTAGGTTTAGGGACGCTGTCGTTTTTTGTTCCTTTACAAAACTTAGTGGTGACCAGTGTTGATAAGGATAATATTGCGGATGCGGTTGCTTTTTCGACCTTCTTCAGAACGTTAGCTGGCAGTATTTCATCTTCGGTGGTGATGACCTTATGGGATAATCGTATGGAACTGCATCATGCGAGAATAGCCGAGCGCTTTACCATGGATAATCAAGGAGCAATGTCGATAATTGAGCAATTAGGACATAATTTATCGGCGGTCAATCAGGTGATTATTAAACAAGCCTATATGTTATCGACCTCTGATCTCTTTTGGGCCTCAGGTATTCTGTGTATCGGGTTGATACCTTTAGTTTGGTTAGCGAAACCCGTTCGTTCGTAA
- a CDS encoding uracil-xanthine permease family protein, whose product MMNKDVDIKLVIEPVDEKLSLKKQIIYGIQHVLVMAASPLTGVFLIASILDLPMSMTVSLISATFFVCGLGTILQSTGAFNMGAKLPFIMLPGGAPIFIFVAIATQTDVQTASGAVIMTACFYFLVLPFFQRLIKFFPPIVIGTMLLLVSIKLIKVFGGNIIGQPTDVDYASTTHVMLAGATILFTILCARFLSGTLQRLAVMIGLLAGTFFANMFTNIDYSGVLNGPVLTFPAFLPFGMPKFDLWASLPLLLFSVISMAEATGQTIATAEITGRKEDPAKIAPKTIKADALSSLIGGFFGTSLIVTSGENIGIVRATNVKSRYVTLMAGFILIFISLIAPIGRLAALIPPYVIGGTAVMVFAIIGVIGIDMLRKVELKNHAEMYTLSAGLTMGLLPTLIPQLYSNFHPIVQMTLGNGLAAGTLTALLVNVLFIIKETKKQSKPNLSESLSH is encoded by the coding sequence ATGATGAATAAAGATGTAGATATTAAACTAGTTATTGAACCTGTTGACGAAAAGCTATCATTAAAAAAACAAATCATTTATGGTATTCAACATGTACTTGTTATGGCAGCATCGCCATTAACAGGGGTATTTCTAATTGCAAGTATTTTAGACCTTCCTATGTCCATGACCGTTAGCTTGATTAGTGCGACATTTTTTGTTTGTGGTTTAGGTACTATTTTGCAAAGTACTGGAGCTTTCAATATGGGAGCTAAGTTACCTTTTATTATGTTACCTGGTGGTGCTCCTATTTTTATCTTTGTTGCGATTGCAACACAAACGGATGTACAAACAGCAAGTGGTGCGGTGATTATGACTGCCTGCTTTTATTTTCTTGTGTTACCTTTTTTTCAACGATTAATTAAATTTTTTCCTCCTATCGTTATAGGAACTATGTTGCTATTAGTTTCAATTAAATTAATTAAAGTTTTTGGTGGTAATATTATTGGACAACCAACTGATGTTGATTATGCATCAACAACACATGTGATGTTGGCCGGAGCTACGATTCTTTTTACTATTCTTTGTGCACGTTTCTTATCAGGTACACTTCAACGTTTAGCGGTGATGATTGGATTATTAGCTGGGACATTTTTTGCTAATATGTTCACGAATATTGATTATTCTGGAGTATTAAATGGCCCTGTTTTAACATTCCCAGCATTCCTTCCTTTTGGTATGCCTAAATTTGACTTATGGGCTTCATTACCTTTATTACTTTTTTCTGTGATTTCAATGGCTGAGGCTACAGGGCAAACAATAGCAACAGCAGAAATTACAGGACGTAAAGAGGACCCTGCTAAAATTGCACCAAAAACAATTAAAGCAGATGCTTTATCATCATTAATTGGTGGTTTTTTTGGTACATCATTGATTGTAACTTCAGGAGAAAATATTGGCATAGTAAGAGCTACAAATGTTAAATCAAGATATGTCACGTTAATGGCCGGTTTTATTTTAATTTTCATCTCACTAATTGCTCCAATTGGTAGATTAGCCGCATTAATTCCACCTTATGTCATCGGTGGAACCGCAGTTATGGTTTTTGCCATTATTGGTGTCATTGGTATTGATATGCTAAGAAAAGTTGAATTAAAAAATCATGCGGAAATGTATACGTTATCTGCTGGGTTAACAATGGGGTTGCTTCCTACATTAATTCCTCAATTGTATTCTAATTTCCATCCTATTGTTCAGATGACATTAGGTAATGGATTAGCAGCCGGTACATTAACTGCACTACTGGTCAATGTTTTGTTCATAATAAAAGAAACAAAGAAACAATCTAAACCTAATTTATCTGAAAGCTTATCACATTAA
- the folE gene encoding GTP cyclohydrolase I FolE, which produces MALTDEAIKVKSALEAKGLETPTRDNLLSTSEQKDKIEHHMEQILSTLGLDLTDDSLIETPRRVAKMYVDEIFSGLDYQKFPKITVIDNKMQVDEMVRVQNITLTSTCEHHLVVIDGKACVAYMPKDKIIGLSKINRIVRFFAQRPQVQERLTQQVLIALQTLLETDDVAVSIDATHYCVKARGVMDATSATTTTALGGIFKRNIATRHEFLHGIR; this is translated from the coding sequence ATGGCATTAACGGATGAAGCAATAAAAGTAAAGTCAGCCCTAGAGGCGAAAGGATTAGAGACGCCAACTCGTGACAACTTACTTTCAACGTCAGAACAAAAAGACAAAATTGAGCACCACATGGAGCAGATCCTTTCGACGTTAGGTCTTGATCTTACTGATGACAGCTTGATCGAAACACCTCGACGCGTGGCTAAAATGTATGTTGATGAGATTTTTTCTGGTTTAGATTATCAAAAATTCCCCAAAATCACGGTGATTGATAATAAGATGCAGGTTGATGAAATGGTTAGGGTGCAAAACATCACGTTAACCAGTACTTGTGAACATCATTTAGTGGTCATTGATGGCAAGGCTTGTGTCGCGTATATGCCAAAAGATAAAATCATTGGCCTATCTAAAATTAATCGTATTGTGCGCTTTTTCGCTCAACGACCTCAAGTTCAAGAGCGTTTAACTCAGCAGGTATTAATTGCGCTGCAAACTCTACTTGAAACCGATGATGTCGCCGTTAGTATTGATGCAACCCACTATTGTGTGAAAGCCCGAGGGGTGATGGACGCCACAAGTGCGACAACCACAACAGCGCTTGGTGGGATATTTAAACGTAATATTGCGACCCGTCACGAATTTTTGCATGGTATTCGTTAG
- a CDS encoding sulfite exporter TauE/SafE family protein, with protein sequence MTFILIFITVLISATIQGSTGMGFALIMAPVLIYAQPELMPFTLLLLMIPLNAYILIRELSSLNKPSLKWIFPSRFIGTFLGIFILVILTPEALKVFVGASTVFAVGLSFIAPKFSPNNKAYFCAGLVTGITETSTGVGGPPLALVYQYEKASVMRASIAACFLFGEIISIVILIVMGSSSIILNQDISFYFLSVFLGLYLSNYIKRYINDKTLRMFVLVFSLVSGLMLVFF encoded by the coding sequence TTGACTTTTATATTAATTTTTATTACTGTTTTGATTTCTGCAACGATCCAAGGCTCAACGGGGATGGGGTTTGCTTTAATAATGGCCCCTGTTTTAATTTATGCTCAACCTGAGTTAATGCCTTTTACTTTATTGCTATTAATGATCCCATTAAATGCTTATATATTAATAAGGGAGTTGTCTTCATTAAATAAACCAAGTTTAAAATGGATATTTCCTTCTAGATTTATTGGTACATTTTTAGGCATTTTTATATTAGTCATTCTAACTCCTGAAGCATTAAAAGTATTTGTAGGTGCTTCTACGGTATTTGCAGTTGGTTTAAGTTTTATCGCACCTAAATTTTCACCTAATAATAAAGCCTATTTTTGTGCAGGATTAGTAACAGGTATTACTGAAACATCAACAGGGGTAGGTGGTCCACCTTTAGCATTGGTATATCAATATGAAAAAGCATCTGTGATGAGAGCATCAATCGCAGCTTGTTTTCTATTTGGTGAAATAATATCAATTGTTATTCTGATTGTTATGGGTTCTTCGTCAATAATATTAAATCAAGATATTTCTTTTTATTTTCTATCTGTATTTTTAGGTCTTTATTTAAGTAATTATATTAAGAGATATATAAATGACAAAACACTAAGAATGTTTGTACTTGTTTTTTCATTAGTTAGTGGTTTAATGCTTGTGTTTTTTTAG
- a CDS encoding amidohydrolase family protein, with protein sequence MTHSIEIKDNTIYIPDHLIYKGEVKQNFGFVIKGELFKDIDTVENLLSKYPEYQKVKIKNKLVSPGFIDTHNHLAQSFGKSLVFGEPSEIFKRIWIPMESNLTERSIKLSAKLGCLESLRGGFTTVVDPGARTEKSLSLLAESIEEVGIRAVLAKTSNDKIGANEFRPMTDIVKESERFISQYQSHDLITPSLAIAIPEIASDKALEFTANLCKESKCLFQTHANEHLVAVERSLIDRSLRPIEHLSKANALNEYTLLAHSTLLTPPELKLIKNADANVSYCPVASAWKGNAVLPAELLYHLDVNVGLGTDSTRSDGFRLMDTAEMAHRFTYGIKNGDFNCGSGDIWLSMATDLAAKSIKSNDIGSIEIGKKADFLIIDIYIPELSPSWDLIWEMVRLMNKSQIDQVIVNGKTRLYKGMPVDWDLNALLDEVNLISKDIVLKSPIHKINEHFTLN encoded by the coding sequence ATGACACATTCCATTGAAATAAAAGATAATACTATTTATATTCCTGATCATTTAATATATAAAGGTGAAGTTAAGCAAAATTTTGGTTTTGTTATTAAAGGTGAACTATTTAAAGATATTGATACAGTAGAAAACTTGCTAAGTAAATACCCAGAATATCAAAAAGTTAAAATTAAGAATAAATTAGTAAGCCCTGGGTTTATTGATACACATAATCATTTAGCTCAATCGTTTGGTAAGTCACTTGTGTTTGGTGAACCCTCTGAAATCTTTAAACGGATCTGGATCCCTATGGAATCAAATCTTACGGAACGATCTATTAAGCTATCGGCTAAACTGGGATGCTTAGAGTCTTTGAGGGGTGGATTTACAACCGTTGTTGATCCAGGAGCAAGAACTGAGAAAAGTTTAAGTTTATTAGCAGAGTCAATTGAAGAAGTTGGAATTAGAGCGGTTTTAGCAAAAACGTCAAATGATAAGATTGGAGCTAATGAATTTCGACCAATGACAGATATTGTGAAAGAATCTGAGAGATTTATCAGTCAATATCAATCACACGATTTAATCACGCCATCATTAGCTATAGCAATACCTGAAATTGCCTCAGATAAAGCATTAGAATTTACAGCTAATCTTTGTAAAGAATCTAAATGTTTATTTCAAACACATGCCAATGAGCATTTGGTTGCGGTTGAGCGTTCCTTAATTGATCGTTCATTGCGCCCAATTGAGCATTTATCTAAAGCTAATGCATTAAATGAATACACTCTTCTTGCCCATAGCACACTTTTAACTCCACCTGAATTGAAGTTGATTAAAAATGCAGATGCTAATGTCAGTTATTGTCCTGTCGCGAGTGCATGGAAAGGGAATGCCGTTTTACCTGCTGAATTGTTATATCACTTGGATGTTAATGTTGGATTGGGAACTGATAGTACGAGAAGTGATGGTTTTAGATTAATGGATACAGCAGAAATGGCTCATAGGTTTACTTATGGCATTAAGAATGGCGATTTTAATTGTGGTAGTGGTGATATTTGGCTATCCATGGCAACAGACTTAGCTGCAAAAAGTATAAAATCAAATGATATCGGCTCTATAGAGATAGGAAAGAAAGCAGACTTCTTGATTATTGATATTTATATTCCAGAATTATCACCTAGTTGGGATTTGATTTGGGAGATGGTGAGGTTAATGAATAAATCCCAAATCGACCAAGTTATTGTTAATGGGAAAACTAGATTATATAAAGGTATGCCTGTTGACTGGGATCTTAATGCACTTCTGGATGAAGTGAATTTAATATCAAAAGATATTGTATTAAAATCACCAATCCATAAAATTAATGAACATTTTACTTTAAATTAA
- a CDS encoding substrate-binding domain-containing protein codes for MGYIPSKVASSLRTKKNNTIAIISSMPLATSNSHSKLGFLFNIVSEITHLTINKDYSILLTPPVTTKSKLHNLSDIAGAIIIEPENDDICIEFLKKQQIPFVSIGCNQNITNSNQFVDLHYTKISTLLINHLVTKQCSNIALIMGESSRLSQLEIKDDYLDKMHKYNRLPIIVYADENDGVEAGYNAAEYLLTHNEDIDGIIVTIDTFAEGALNYIKGQKINVPEDIKICTRFDGIISQTSTPPMTAIDLHLEDASMIALEKLFSQIDQSKEINSLIPSPVLIEKESTQ; via the coding sequence ATGGGTTACATACCGAGTAAAGTCGCAAGTAGTTTAAGAACAAAGAAAAATAATACGATTGCTATTATTAGTTCAATGCCTCTCGCAACTTCAAATTCTCATTCTAAATTAGGCTTTCTTTTTAATATTGTATCTGAAATTACACACTTAACTATTAATAAAGATTATAGTATTTTGTTAACCCCTCCTGTTACAACAAAATCTAAATTACATAATTTAAGTGATATTGCAGGTGCTATTATCATTGAACCTGAGAATGATGATATTTGCATTGAATTTTTAAAAAAACAGCAAATACCTTTTGTATCGATCGGTTGTAATCAAAATATTACCAATAGTAATCAGTTTGTAGATTTACATTATACTAAAATATCAACGCTACTAATAAATCACTTAGTCACAAAACAATGTTCTAATATTGCATTAATTATGGGGGAGTCTTCTCGATTATCTCAACTAGAAATCAAAGACGACTATCTTGATAAAATGCATAAATACAATAGATTACCAATAATTGTATATGCAGATGAAAACGATGGCGTCGAGGCTGGATATAATGCGGCAGAATACTTATTAACACATAATGAAGATATTGATGGGATTATTGTTACTATCGATACGTTTGCTGAAGGGGCTTTAAACTATATAAAAGGTCAAAAAATAAATGTACCAGAAGATATTAAAATATGCACTCGATTTGATGGGATTATATCTCAAACATCAACACCACCTATGACCGCTATTGATTTGCATTTAGAAGATGCTTCTATGATAGCCCTAGAAAAATTATTTAGCCAAATAGACCAATCAAAAGAGATAAATAGCTTAATCCCTTCCCCTGTTCTAATTGAAAAAGAGTCTACTCAATAA
- a CDS encoding LysR family transcriptional regulator — protein MHRYNNPLPLDLNAIYIYVRVIDCHSFTQAAEELGLTKSTVSRKVAELEKFLGVKLLVRSTRTLTITKEGKEYYQSCVESLNVLNKGTSQIIDSGEKVRGPLNIVAPMEIGCGFLGRIMRDFMRENTEIKINLDLSNRDVDIISDGYDLGVKVGKMHDSALIKRTFFHSQRILVASPDYLEQYGTPQSINELTSNHQQVKFVSTGIEEDILSKLPYRLRVNSLDAVLQAAVDGFGIASLPTLFCYSPIKEGELVHILPDEHSVSIPINFIYPDRKLPPKRLTAFIEYTIQECIKLEKEIKKNKDYQRQSKIYGK, from the coding sequence TTGCACAGATACAACAATCCATTACCATTAGATCTAAACGCTATCTATATCTATGTCCGAGTTATTGATTGCCATAGCTTTACTCAAGCTGCCGAAGAGTTAGGATTAACAAAATCGACCGTCAGCCGTAAAGTCGCAGAACTGGAAAAATTTCTAGGCGTAAAGTTATTAGTACGCTCAACACGAACCTTAACCATCACCAAAGAAGGTAAAGAATATTATCAATCCTGTGTTGAATCCTTAAATGTATTAAATAAAGGGACATCACAGATTATTGATAGTGGTGAGAAAGTCAGAGGCCCTCTGAATATCGTGGCCCCAATGGAGATAGGATGTGGTTTCCTTGGTCGTATTATGCGGGACTTTATGCGGGAAAATACAGAAATTAAGATCAACCTTGATCTGTCGAATAGAGATGTCGATATCATTAGTGATGGTTATGATTTAGGCGTGAAAGTGGGAAAAATGCATGACTCGGCCTTAATCAAGCGAACGTTTTTCCATTCTCAACGTATTTTAGTGGCAAGTCCTGATTACCTTGAGCAATATGGTACCCCTCAATCTATCAATGAACTCACGTCAAATCATCAACAAGTCAAGTTTGTTTCAACTGGAATAGAGGAAGATATTTTATCAAAACTTCCTTATCGTTTACGGGTTAATTCCTTAGATGCAGTATTACAAGCTGCTGTAGATGGTTTTGGCATCGCCTCCTTACCGACTCTTTTCTGTTACTCCCCTATCAAGGAAGGAGAGTTAGTTCATATATTGCCAGATGAACATAGCGTTTCGATTCCAATTAACTTTATCTACCCAGATAGAAAGCTGCCCCCAAAACGATTAACCGCATTTATTGAATACACCATCCAAGAATGTATTAAGTTAGAAAAAGAAATTAAGAAAAATAAAGATTATCAAAGACAATCTAAAATTTATGGTAAGTAG